In Nocardioides dokdonensis FR1436, the following are encoded in one genomic region:
- the topA gene encoding type I DNA topoisomerase: MTDPVAHKLVIVESPAKARTIGGYLGPGYVVESSIGHIRDLPQSAADTPAKIKDKPWGRLAVDVDNGFAPYYVVPRDKKAHITKLKGLLKDADELYLATDEDREGEAIAWHLLDELKPKNIPVHRMVFHEITKSAIQAAVENPRTINDDLVEAQEARRILDRLYGYEVSPVLWKKVMSGLSAGRVQSVATRLVVDKERDRMAFRIASYWDLEGTFDAGSKHDQRMFPAKVYSVDERRVARGSDFTSDGVLKASAEGKVVHLDRTRAEALVAGLQETTFDVRSVESKPYRRSPYAPFRTTTLQQEASRKLGMGASVTMSVAQRLYENGYITYMRTDSTTLSGTAVNAARAQVQELYGAEYLPDKPRTYASKVKNAQEAHEAIRPAGESFRTPAQTGLKGEQFRLYELIWMRTVASQMKDAVGQSVTIRLGGAASTGEDVVFSASGRVITFHGFLKAYVEGTDEGAQKDDAETRLPQLAQGDAVSAASIAANGHETKPPARYTEATLIKELEEREIGRPSTYASILGTILNRGYVYKKGTALVPAWLAFSVIRLLEEHFPRQISYEFTAQMEDVLDEIAAGRKQRTTELGEFYYGSGELVGLKKLVDELGDIDARELATFPIGDPASGINLRVGRYGPYLEGPDDEGNPAGKRANVPEDLPPDELTMAKAVELFANPAGEEIALGVHPETGLEVVAKNGRFGPYVTEALPEDAKKSAKARTGSLFKSMSLDTITLDDAVRLLSLPRVVGADPESGDEITAQNGRYGPYLKKGTDSRSLTSEDQLFTITLDEALKIYSQPKQRGRAAAAPPLKELGNDPVSGQPVVVKSGRFGEYVTDGEHNATLRKDDTVEDITLERAAELLEERRARGPAKKGAKKTAKKTAKKTTKKAAAKKTTTKKAAAKKTTKKAAAKKA, translated from the coding sequence ATGACAGACCCAGTGGCACACAAGTTGGTGATCGTCGAGTCCCCGGCGAAGGCCCGCACCATCGGCGGGTACCTCGGTCCGGGGTACGTCGTCGAGTCCTCCATCGGCCACATCCGCGACCTCCCGCAGTCGGCTGCCGACACCCCGGCGAAGATCAAGGACAAGCCGTGGGGCCGGCTGGCCGTCGACGTCGACAACGGCTTCGCGCCCTACTACGTGGTGCCGCGCGACAAGAAGGCGCACATCACCAAGCTCAAGGGTCTGCTCAAGGACGCCGACGAGCTCTACCTCGCCACCGATGAGGACCGCGAGGGCGAGGCCATCGCGTGGCACCTGCTCGACGAGCTGAAGCCGAAGAACATCCCGGTGCACCGGATGGTGTTCCACGAGATCACCAAGTCGGCGATCCAGGCCGCGGTGGAGAACCCGCGCACGATCAACGACGACCTCGTCGAGGCCCAGGAGGCGCGCCGCATCCTGGACCGCCTCTACGGCTACGAGGTCTCCCCGGTGCTGTGGAAGAAGGTCATGTCCGGGCTGTCCGCCGGGCGCGTGCAGTCGGTGGCCACCCGTCTGGTCGTCGACAAGGAGCGCGACCGGATGGCGTTCCGGATCGCCTCCTACTGGGACCTCGAGGGCACCTTCGACGCCGGGTCCAAGCACGACCAGCGGATGTTCCCCGCCAAGGTCTACTCCGTCGACGAGCGACGCGTGGCGCGCGGCTCCGACTTCACCTCCGACGGGGTGCTGAAGGCCTCCGCCGAGGGCAAGGTCGTGCACCTCGACCGCACCCGCGCCGAGGCGCTGGTCGCGGGCCTGCAGGAGACGACGTTCGACGTCCGCTCGGTGGAGTCCAAGCCCTACCGCCGCTCGCCGTACGCGCCCTTCCGCACCACGACGCTGCAGCAGGAGGCCAGCCGCAAGCTCGGCATGGGCGCCAGCGTGACGATGTCGGTGGCCCAGCGGCTGTACGAGAACGGCTACATCACCTACATGCGTACCGACTCCACGACCCTGTCGGGCACCGCGGTCAACGCGGCGCGCGCCCAGGTCCAGGAGCTGTACGGCGCGGAGTACCTGCCCGACAAGCCGCGCACCTACGCCTCGAAGGTCAAGAACGCCCAGGAGGCGCACGAGGCGATCCGGCCCGCCGGCGAGTCGTTCCGCACCCCCGCGCAGACCGGGCTCAAGGGCGAGCAGTTCCGCCTCTACGAGCTGATCTGGATGCGCACCGTCGCCTCGCAGATGAAGGACGCCGTCGGCCAGTCGGTCACCATCCGCCTCGGCGGCGCGGCCAGCACGGGCGAGGACGTCGTGTTCTCCGCCAGCGGTCGCGTCATCACCTTCCACGGCTTCCTCAAGGCCTACGTCGAGGGCACCGACGAGGGCGCCCAGAAGGACGACGCCGAGACCCGGCTGCCGCAGCTGGCCCAGGGCGACGCCGTGTCGGCCGCCTCGATCGCCGCCAACGGCCACGAGACGAAGCCGCCGGCGCGCTACACCGAGGCGACGCTGATCAAGGAGCTCGAGGAGCGCGAGATCGGCCGCCCGTCGACGTACGCCTCGATCCTGGGCACCATCCTCAACCGCGGCTACGTCTACAAGAAGGGCACCGCGCTGGTCCCGGCGTGGCTGGCCTTCTCGGTGATCCGGCTGCTCGAGGAGCACTTCCCGCGCCAGATCTCCTACGAGTTCACCGCTCAGATGGAGGACGTGCTCGACGAGATCGCGGCGGGGCGCAAGCAGCGCACCACCGAGCTCGGCGAGTTCTACTACGGCTCCGGCGAGCTGGTCGGGCTGAAGAAGCTCGTCGACGAGCTGGGCGACATCGACGCCCGCGAGCTGGCCACCTTCCCGATCGGCGACCCCGCGTCGGGGATCAACCTGAGGGTGGGGCGCTACGGCCCCTACCTCGAGGGTCCCGACGACGAGGGCAACCCGGCCGGCAAGCGGGCCAACGTGCCCGAGGACCTGCCGCCCGACGAGCTGACGATGGCCAAGGCCGTCGAGCTGTTCGCCAACCCCGCCGGCGAGGAGATCGCGCTCGGCGTGCACCCCGAGACCGGTCTCGAGGTGGTGGCCAAGAACGGTCGGTTCGGGCCCTACGTCACCGAGGCGCTGCCCGAGGACGCCAAGAAGAGCGCGAAGGCGCGCACCGGCTCGCTGTTCAAGTCGATGTCGCTGGACACCATCACCCTCGACGACGCCGTCCGGCTGCTCTCGCTGCCGCGCGTGGTGGGGGCGGACCCCGAGAGCGGCGACGAGATCACCGCGCAGAACGGCCGCTACGGGCCGTACCTGAAGAAGGGCACCGACTCCCGCTCGCTGACCAGCGAGGACCAGCTCTTCACGATCACCCTCGACGAGGCGCTGAAGATCTACTCCCAGCCCAAGCAGCGCGGCCGGGCGGCGGCCGCGCCGCCGCTCAAGGAGCTGGGCAACGACCCGGTCTCCGGGCAGCCGGTCGTGGTGAAGTCGGGCCGCTTCGGCGAGTACGTCACCGACGGCGAGCACAACGCGACCCTGCGCAAGGACGACACGGTCGAGGACATCACCCTCGAGCGCGCCGCCGAGCTGCTCGAGGAGCGACGCGCCCGCGGTCCGGCCAAGAAGGGCGCGAAGAAGACCGCCAAGAAGACGGCGAAGAAGACCACGAAGAAGGCCGCGGCCAAGAAGACGACGACGAAGAAGGCCGCCGCGAAGAAGACGACCAAGAAGGCTGCCGCGAAGAAGGCCTGA
- a CDS encoding DUF7059 domain-containing protein yields MSDLPHLLRDALVRADFTYDAVAELLGPRAHDALARNETTPGLRRTAQAGSPLATLVRLFLLQTPVDVADAEAALPDLVDRMCVEGLLEQSVGEVAARLDVRPYATEHAGPAGSAGVVTEHLWVVSDLTPGLDGAPQRLSADHVLGISPASTSLAQLVRREPVGRALDLGTGCGVQALHLARHSGSVVATDVNARALRLTRFNAALNDLADTVEVRDGSFFEPVADERFDLIATNPPFVISPATGERLVYRDSGLPGDRVVEDIVRTAPDHLAPGGWCHVLANWVITEDQPWDERIGGWLRDDVDALVVQRETLDPAAYVELWLKDSGHHPSTGTDGPAAAADYRRRYDTWLSWMEDQRIQAVGFGWVNLRRHDESGQTPARELLSWPYEVEQPIAPAVAAWGSATRLAVGTASRLVTRPDVRQETLGAPGAEDPETIVLRQQTGLRRARTADTVVAALVGACDGELTVGQILDALAELLDLDVAAVHEDYLPVVREMVREGYLTPA; encoded by the coding sequence ACGACGCCGTGGCCGAGCTGCTCGGCCCGCGCGCGCACGACGCGCTGGCGCGCAACGAGACGACCCCGGGGCTGCGGCGTACGGCGCAGGCCGGCTCGCCGCTGGCCACGCTGGTGCGGCTCTTCCTGCTGCAGACGCCCGTGGACGTCGCGGACGCGGAGGCGGCGCTGCCCGACCTCGTGGACCGGATGTGCGTCGAGGGCCTGCTCGAGCAGTCGGTCGGGGAGGTGGCGGCGCGCCTCGACGTGCGGCCCTACGCCACCGAGCACGCCGGCCCCGCCGGGTCGGCCGGGGTCGTCACCGAGCACCTGTGGGTGGTCTCCGACCTCACTCCCGGTCTCGACGGTGCCCCGCAGCGGCTCAGTGCCGACCACGTGCTCGGCATCAGCCCGGCGTCGACCTCGTTGGCCCAGCTGGTGCGGCGCGAGCCGGTCGGGCGCGCCCTCGACCTCGGCACCGGGTGCGGCGTCCAGGCCCTGCACCTGGCTCGGCACAGCGGCAGCGTCGTCGCCACCGACGTCAACGCCCGGGCGCTGCGGCTGACCCGCTTCAACGCCGCCCTCAACGACCTCGCCGACACCGTGGAGGTGCGCGACGGGTCGTTCTTCGAGCCGGTCGCCGACGAGCGGTTCGACCTGATCGCCACCAACCCGCCGTTCGTGATCTCCCCGGCCACCGGCGAGCGGCTGGTCTACCGCGACTCCGGGCTGCCCGGCGACCGCGTGGTCGAGGACATCGTGCGCACCGCGCCCGACCACCTCGCTCCCGGCGGCTGGTGCCACGTCCTGGCGAACTGGGTGATCACCGAGGACCAGCCCTGGGACGAGCGGATCGGTGGGTGGCTGCGCGACGACGTGGACGCGCTCGTGGTGCAGCGCGAGACCCTCGACCCCGCGGCGTACGTCGAGCTGTGGCTCAAGGACTCGGGCCACCACCCCTCCACGGGCACCGACGGCCCGGCCGCGGCCGCCGACTACCGCCGCCGCTACGACACCTGGCTGTCGTGGATGGAGGACCAGCGCATCCAGGCCGTCGGCTTCGGCTGGGTCAACCTGCGCCGCCACGACGAGTCGGGGCAGACCCCGGCGCGCGAGCTGCTGTCGTGGCCCTACGAGGTGGAGCAGCCGATCGCCCCGGCCGTCGCCGCCTGGGGCAGCGCGACCCGCCTCGCGGTCGGGACGGCGAGCCGTCTGGTCACGCGCCCCGACGTACGGCAGGAGACGCTGGGCGCCCCCGGGGCGGAGGACCCCGAGACGATCGTGCTGCGTCAGCAGACCGGCCTGCGCCGGGCCCGCACGGCCGACACCGTCGTGGCCGCCCTCGTCGGCGCCTGCGACGGCGAGCTGACGGTCGGCCAGATCCTCGACGCCCTCGCCGAGCTGCTCGACCTCGACGTCGCCGCCGTGCACGAGGACTACCTCCCCGTGGTGCGCGAGATGGTCCGGGAGGGCTACCTCACCCCCGCCTGA
- a CDS encoding SigE family RNA polymerase sigma factor: MSTHPPRPGPAEFADFAQAQTPGLLGFAHALTGNPHDAWDLTQETLVRMGERWGRTRFDEPAAYARTVMTRLNIDRLRRFRREVLTPGPRREDTRVQLVGELDAWLVEALATLTPRQRTALALRYVEDLDVRGIAERMGCAEGTVKSHLSRGTERLQEQLGARRPHHPALPGSQEATQR; encoded by the coding sequence ATGAGCACCCACCCACCACGACCCGGACCAGCGGAGTTCGCCGACTTCGCGCAGGCCCAGACCCCGGGCCTGCTCGGGTTCGCCCACGCCCTCACCGGCAACCCCCACGATGCTTGGGACCTGACCCAGGAGACGTTGGTGCGGATGGGTGAGCGGTGGGGGCGCACCCGGTTCGACGAGCCGGCCGCGTACGCCCGCACCGTGATGACCCGGCTCAACATCGACCGGCTGCGCCGTTTCCGCCGCGAGGTGCTGACGCCCGGCCCCCGACGCGAGGACACCCGGGTCCAGCTCGTCGGGGAGCTCGACGCCTGGCTCGTCGAGGCCCTGGCGACCCTGACCCCGCGGCAGCGCACGGCGCTCGCGCTGCGCTACGTCGAGGACCTCGACGTCCGAGGCATCGCGGAACGGATGGGCTGCGCCGAGGGCACCGTGAAGTCCCACCTCTCCCGCGGCACCGAGCGGCTGCAAGAGCAGCTGGGCGCGCGCCGCCCCCACCACCCGGCCCTCCCCGGCTCCCAGGAAGCGACCCAGCGATGA